From a single Maritimibacter sp. DP1N21-5 genomic region:
- a CDS encoding 6,7-dimethyl-8-ribityllumazine synthase: protein MAGSETHYTLERPSFDKAPKILIVVAPYYKDIADNLVSGAKAEIEACGGSWELIEVPGALEVPTAIGIAERLAEFDGYVALGCVIRGETTHYDTVCNDSSRGIMELGLKGLCIGNGILTVETRNQAEVRADPDAMNKGGGAAAAALHLIALSRKWSASEKPVGFRPLGG, encoded by the coding sequence ATGGCCGGCTCCGAGACCCATTACACGCTGGAGCGTCCGAGTTTCGACAAGGCGCCGAAGATCCTGATCGTGGTCGCGCCCTACTACAAGGACATCGCCGACAACCTCGTGTCCGGCGCCAAGGCGGAGATCGAAGCCTGCGGCGGCAGCTGGGAGCTGATCGAAGTGCCAGGCGCGCTCGAAGTGCCCACGGCCATCGGCATTGCGGAAAGACTGGCCGAGTTCGATGGCTATGTCGCGCTGGGATGCGTGATCCGGGGTGAGACGACGCATTACGACACGGTCTGCAACGACTCGTCGCGCGGGATCATGGAGCTGGGCCTCAAGGGCCTGTGCATCGGCAACGGCATCCTGACGGTCGAAACCCGCAATCAGGCCGAGGTGCGCGCCGACCCCGACGCGATGAACAAGGGCGGCGGTGCAGCAGCGGCGGCACTCCACCTGATCGCCCTGTCGCGCAAATGGTCGGCGTCGGAAAAGCCTGTTGGCTTCCGTCCTCTGGGCGGCTAG
- the ribB gene encoding 3,4-dihydroxy-2-butanone-4-phosphate synthase encodes MSDTLYNKPGTVERSHSDVISKIEDIIEDARNGRMFILVDHEDRENEGDLVIPAQMATPEAINFMATHGRGLICLSMTSARVDALGLSLMASQNSSRHETAFTISIEAREGVTTGISAHDRARTVSVAIDPTRGPADIATPGHVFPLRAKDGGVLVRAGHTEAAVDISRLAGLNPSGVICEIMNEDGTMARLPDLIAFAQKHGLKIGTISDLIAYRHRHDHLVNEVAVKSVTSAYGGEWLLRVFQDETQGAEHIVLTKGDLTTDEPVLVRMHALNPLEDALGLGPNPHDELSRAMEIIAEQGRGVIVVLRDPSMKLATGGQVAPTVLRQYGLGAQILSALGIHRMVLLTDSPQPRVVGLDAYDLSIEGTHPIRGDK; translated from the coding sequence ATGAGCGACACACTCTACAACAAGCCCGGCACGGTGGAACGCAGCCATTCCGATGTGATCTCGAAGATCGAGGACATCATCGAGGACGCGCGCAACGGGCGGATGTTCATTCTCGTCGATCACGAAGACCGCGAGAACGAGGGCGATCTGGTGATTCCGGCGCAGATGGCGACGCCCGAGGCGATCAACTTCATGGCGACCCATGGGCGCGGGCTCATTTGCCTGTCGATGACGAGTGCCCGGGTCGATGCGCTGGGCCTGTCGCTCATGGCGTCGCAGAACTCGTCCCGCCACGAGACGGCCTTCACGATTTCCATCGAGGCGCGTGAAGGCGTAACCACGGGCATCTCGGCCCATGACCGGGCGCGCACGGTGTCTGTCGCCATCGACCCGACGCGCGGGCCCGCCGACATCGCGACCCCCGGCCACGTGTTCCCGCTTCGCGCCAAGGACGGCGGCGTGCTGGTGCGCGCGGGTCATACCGAGGCGGCGGTCGATATCTCGCGCCTCGCCGGGCTCAACCCCTCGGGCGTGATCTGCGAGATCATGAACGAGGACGGGACCATGGCCCGGCTTCCCGACCTGATCGCCTTTGCCCAGAAACACGGGCTCAAGATCGGGACGATTTCCGACCTCATCGCCTATCGTCACCGCCACGACCATCTCGTGAACGAGGTGGCGGTGAAGAGCGTGACCTCGGCCTATGGCGGCGAGTGGCTGCTCAGGGTTTTCCAGGACGAGACGCAGGGCGCGGAGCACATCGTCCTGACCAAGGGCGATCTGACGACGGATGAGCCGGTGCTCGTCCGGATGCATGCGCTGAACCCGCTGGAAGATGCGCTGGGGCTCGGTCCGAACCCGCATGATGAACTGTCCCGCGCGATGGAGATCATCGCCGAGCAGGGGCGCGGCGTGATCGTCGTTCTGCGCGATCCCTCCATGAAGCTCGCGACAGGCGGGCAGGTGGCGCCGACGGTTCTGCGCCAGTATGGACTGGGAGCACAGATTCTTTCGGCCCTGGGTATTCACCGTATGGTGCTTCTGACTGACAGCCCGCAGCCCCGGGTGGTCGGGCTCGACGCCTACGACCTGTCCATCGAGGGCACGCATCCGATCCGGGGGGACAAGTGA
- a CDS encoding MBL fold metallo-hydrolase, producing MPILRPTRRDMLRYAAAMPAFALTAHMPHALRAELGPPAEANPAHFRFALGDTNVTIVSDGWFPQPLSSLGMNADEAQKLAFLEAHYLSTEEIVGHTNHVVIDTGSARVLVDVGSGSRFFDTAGRLLSNLETAGIDPASITHVVLTHAHPDHIWGIRDDFDEAIIPDAEYIMGEAEHGYWTEEGLVDRVAPEAQQFVVGAVNSINAEGVEWTLGGDGHEVVPGVKLIATHGHTPGHMSVMVTSGDKGLLVLGDAVTHAYGHFAHPDWYGSMDSDPEATVATRKRLLDMAATDRVPVVGYHFPFPGVGHVMRDTEGAGDAFAFVPALWRF from the coding sequence ATGCCAATACTTCGCCCCACGCGCCGTGACATGCTGCGCTATGCCGCCGCGATGCCGGCCTTCGCGCTCACGGCCCACATGCCGCATGCGCTGCGTGCAGAGCTTGGCCCGCCCGCAGAGGCCAACCCCGCGCATTTCCGTTTCGCGCTGGGCGACACGAATGTGACCATCGTGTCGGACGGCTGGTTCCCGCAACCGCTGAGCTCGCTCGGGATGAATGCCGACGAGGCCCAGAAGCTCGCATTCCTCGAAGCTCATTACCTCTCCACGGAAGAGATCGTCGGGCACACGAATCACGTCGTGATCGACACGGGCAGCGCGCGGGTTCTGGTCGACGTCGGGTCTGGAAGCCGATTCTTCGACACCGCCGGACGGCTCCTCAGTAATCTTGAGACCGCCGGGATCGACCCCGCGTCCATCACCCATGTCGTGTTGACCCATGCCCATCCGGATCACATCTGGGGCATCCGCGACGATTTCGACGAGGCGATCATACCAGACGCAGAATACATCATGGGCGAGGCGGAACACGGCTATTGGACCGAGGAGGGGCTGGTCGACCGGGTCGCCCCTGAGGCGCAGCAGTTCGTGGTCGGCGCGGTCAACTCGATAAACGCCGAGGGGGTCGAATGGACCCTGGGCGGCGACGGGCACGAAGTCGTGCCGGGGGTGAAGCTCATTGCGACCCACGGGCACACGCCCGGGCACATGTCCGTCATGGTGACGAGCGGGGACAAGGGCCTGCTGGTCCTGGGCGATGCCGTGACCCATGCCTACGGGCATTTCGCCCATCCCGACTGGTATGGGTCGATGGACTCCGACCCCGAGGCGACCGTCGCCACGCGCAAGCGGCTTCTCGACATGGCGGCGACGGACCGGGTGCCGGTGGTGGGCTACCACTTCCCGTTCCCCGGTGTGGGCCATGTGATGCGCGATACAGAAGGCGCGGGGGATGCATTTGCCTTCGTGCCGGCGCTCTGGCGGTTCTGA
- a CDS encoding riboflavin synthase, whose product MFTGIITDIGTLAKVEKTDDLRARITTSYDTDTIELGASIASDGVCLTVTALGPDWYEVFVSGETLDKTNLGAWVQGQRVNLERALKVGDELGGHIVSGHVDGVAEVVAVTPEGDSTRVRFRAPAHLARFIAPKGSVALNGTSLTVNEVEGDEFGVNLITHTKEVTTWAGIAVGDRINLEIDTLARYVARLADYMAEKAA is encoded by the coding sequence ATGTTCACCGGGATCATCACCGACATCGGAACCCTCGCCAAGGTCGAGAAGACGGACGACCTGCGGGCGCGCATCACCACCAGCTATGACACCGACACTATCGAACTGGGCGCCTCCATAGCCTCGGACGGCGTCTGCCTCACGGTCACGGCGCTCGGGCCGGATTGGTACGAGGTCTTCGTATCGGGCGAGACGCTGGACAAGACAAACCTCGGCGCATGGGTGCAGGGCCAGCGCGTCAATCTCGAGCGCGCGCTGAAGGTCGGGGACGAGCTTGGGGGCCATATCGTGTCAGGCCATGTGGACGGTGTCGCCGAGGTGGTCGCCGTGACGCCCGAAGGCGACAGCACGCGGGTCCGGTTCCGGGCGCCCGCGCATCTTGCTCGCTTCATCGCGCCCAAGGGGTCGGTTGCGTTGAATGGCACGTCGCTGACCGTGAACGAGGTCGAGGGCGACGAATTCGGCGTCAACCTCATCACCCATACGAAGGAGGTGACGACCTGGGCCGGAATCGCCGTCGGTGACCGGATCAACCTCGAGATCGACACGCTCGCACGCTATGTCGCGCGGCTGGCCGACTACATGGCCGAGAAGGCGGCATGA
- a CDS encoding capsule biosynthesis protein, which produces MMAIDGTDRVFLFLQGPHGPYYRSLARMLRASGAAVWRVGFNKGDEVFWGHRASFLPFAGPQSDWPARIREILADKAVTDLVLYGDTRFIHAEAVRAAEAAGITVHVFEEGYLRPYWVSYERGGANGHSRLMEMDVDAMQRVLANAELDIPEPPAHWGDMRHHIFYGALYHWFVMFANRRYAGFRPHRDLSVTKEFALYIKRLLLMPYQALERMLATMRVKNAGYPYHLALLQLAHDSSFVQHSPFTSITEFLDLVIGGFAEGAPRHHHLVFKAHPLEDGRENQRRQIRRIARDKGVADRVHYIRGGKLARLLDHARSAVTVNSTAAQQVLWRGLPLKVFGRAVYAKPEFVSTQTLPEFFAQPARPDSRAYRDYRHYLLETSQIPGGFYSARGRRQLLRQIVDMMLAADDPYDALEKGTAAPRQQLRVIK; this is translated from the coding sequence ATGATGGCGATCGACGGGACAGACCGGGTTTTCCTTTTTCTGCAAGGTCCGCATGGGCCCTATTACCGAAGCCTCGCCCGCATGCTACGTGCGTCGGGTGCTGCGGTCTGGCGCGTGGGGTTCAACAAAGGGGACGAGGTGTTCTGGGGTCACCGCGCCAGCTTCCTGCCCTTCGCGGGCCCTCAATCCGACTGGCCGGCGCGCATCCGGGAGATCCTTGCCGACAAGGCAGTGACCGACCTCGTCCTTTACGGCGATACCCGCTTCATCCATGCCGAAGCGGTCCGCGCCGCAGAGGCGGCGGGGATCACAGTCCATGTCTTCGAAGAAGGCTACCTCAGGCCCTATTGGGTCAGCTACGAACGTGGCGGTGCCAACGGACATTCCCGCCTGATGGAGATGGATGTCGACGCGATGCAGCGCGTGCTCGCGAATGCCGAACTCGACATTCCCGAACCGCCCGCCCATTGGGGCGACATGCGCCACCACATCTTCTATGGCGCGCTCTATCACTGGTTCGTCATGTTCGCGAACCGGCGCTATGCCGGGTTCCGGCCCCATCGCGACCTCTCGGTGACCAAGGAATTTGCGCTTTATATTAAGCGCCTGCTGCTCATGCCCTATCAGGCGCTTGAACGTATGCTGGCCACCATGAGGGTCAAGAACGCGGGCTATCCCTATCACCTCGCGCTCCTGCAACTCGCCCATGATTCAAGTTTCGTGCAGCATTCACCCTTCACCTCGATCACCGAGTTTCTCGACCTCGTCATCGGCGGTTTCGCAGAAGGCGCGCCGCGCCATCATCACCTCGTCTTCAAGGCCCATCCCCTCGAGGACGGGCGCGAGAACCAGCGTCGGCAAATCCGCCGGATCGCCCGGGACAAGGGTGTCGCGGACCGGGTGCATTATATCCGGGGCGGCAAGCTCGCCCGGCTCCTTGACCATGCCCGCTCTGCCGTCACGGTAAACTCGACCGCCGCGCAACAGGTGCTCTGGCGGGGCCTGCCGCTCAAGGTCTTTGGACGCGCGGTCTATGCCAAGCCAGAGTTCGTTTCGACCCAGACCCTGCCGGAGTTCTTCGCCCAGCCGGCCCGCCCCGACAGCCGTGCCTACCGGGATTACCGGCATTACCTGCTGGAAACCTCGCAGATCCCCGGCGGCTTCTATTCCGCACGCGGCCGGAGGCAGCTTCTGCGCCAGATCGTCGACATGATGCTCGCCGCAGACGACCCCTATGACGCGCTGGAAAAGGGCACGGCGGCGCCGCGCCAGCAGCTCCGCGTGATCAAGTAG
- a CDS encoding aminodeoxychorismate synthase component I yields MTAAFVHFDRGPSGAPCRFEAPVARITARTPDEVPAAFAALEGAQAAGHWLAGMTSYELGYALDLKLAGRMPEARQVPLIDFGVFGAPLPACDDPIPFGSMTPPEALWSQEDYQAAFDRVHGYIAAGDIYQANLTFSMRARLIGSAEGLYAALAARQVVPHGAMVDLAPGEEPTILSRSPELFFEVKDNLLTTRPMKGTAARGATPGDDASRRKELAESEKNQAENLMIVDLLRNDMSRVSIPGTVRVPELFRIESYATLHQMTSRVTSQLRPGTTISELFGALHPCGSVTGAPKIRAMEIIDDLEAGPRGAYCGAIGWIAPGGDMCFNVAIRTLTVHPDGTIGLNVGGGVVYDSTGPDEYTEALLKADFARLEGAIVRPPHDQRRAG; encoded by the coding sequence ATGACGGCGGCTTTCGTCCATTTCGACAGGGGCCCGTCCGGGGCGCCCTGCCGGTTCGAGGCGCCCGTGGCGCGGATCACCGCGAGGACGCCAGACGAGGTTCCTGCCGCCTTCGCAGCGCTGGAGGGGGCGCAGGCTGCGGGCCATTGGCTCGCCGGGATGACCTCTTACGAATTGGGCTATGCGCTCGACCTGAAGCTGGCCGGGCGGATGCCCGAGGCACGGCAGGTGCCGCTGATCGACTTCGGCGTGTTTGGTGCACCGCTGCCTGCCTGCGATGATCCGATCCCGTTCGGGTCGATGACGCCACCCGAGGCGCTTTGGTCGCAAGAAGACTATCAGGCGGCTTTCGACCGCGTGCATGGGTATATCGCCGCCGGGGACATCTATCAGGCGAACCTCACCTTCTCGATGCGTGCGCGGCTGATCGGCAGCGCGGAGGGGCTCTATGCCGCGCTCGCCGCCCGGCAGGTCGTGCCGCATGGTGCCATGGTCGATCTCGCGCCGGGCGAGGAACCCACGATCCTGTCGCGCTCGCCCGAGCTGTTCTTCGAGGTGAAGGACAACTTGCTCACGACCCGGCCCATGAAGGGCACCGCCGCCCGGGGTGCGACGCCGGGTGACGATGCGTCGCGTCGCAAGGAGCTTGCCGAGTCCGAGAAGAACCAGGCCGAGAACCTGATGATCGTGGACCTTCTGCGCAATGACATGAGCCGGGTGTCGATCCCCGGAACCGTCCGTGTGCCAGAGCTGTTCCGGATCGAAAGCTACGCGACGCTCCATCAGATGACCTCGCGCGTCACGTCGCAGTTGCGCCCCGGAACGACGATTTCCGAGCTCTTCGGCGCGCTCCATCCCTGTGGGTCCGTCACCGGCGCGCCCAAGATCCGGGCGATGGAGATCATCGACGATCTGGAGGCGGGGCCGCGCGGGGCCTATTGCGGTGCGATCGGCTGGATCGCGCCCGGTGGCGACATGTGTTTCAATGTCGCGATCCGCACGCTGACAGTGCATCCCGACGGCACCATCGGCCTGAATGTAGGGGGTGGTGTCGTCTATGATTCGACCGGGCCGGATGAATATACCGAAGCGCTTCTCAAGGCCGATTTCGCGCGGCTGGAGGGTGCCATTGTCCGGCCGCCGCACGACCAGCGCCGCGCAGGCTGA
- a CDS encoding Dabb family protein codes for MSDRSFIRHVVFFSAKDPADVSRIRDGLSMLSQIPEARVFEVVENRRVDGLSSEVDVVVYAEFEDAEAHAAYKAHPIYQDCIDLVRPLRELRIAADF; via the coding sequence ATGTCCGACCGCTCCTTCATTCGCCACGTCGTCTTTTTCTCCGCCAAGGATCCGGCCGATGTGAGCCGTATCCGTGACGGGCTCTCGATGCTGTCGCAAATCCCTGAGGCCCGCGTGTTCGAGGTGGTCGAGAACCGGCGCGTCGACGGCTTGTCGAGCGAGGTCGACGTGGTCGTCTATGCCGAGTTCGAGGATGCCGAGGCTCATGCCGCCTACAAGGCGCATCCGATCTATCAGGATTGCATCGACCTCGTGCGGCCCCTGCGCGAGCTTCGGATCGCTGCGGATTTCTGA
- a CDS encoding polysaccharide biosynthesis/export family protein, giving the protein MKNQGNSWVRIAALFVLVGALAGCNVLPRGGPNKQEIYSGSVQRQGDAFVVAVNDRVTRATAVVPSLGFSDSFLNAGLAGSDTISPGDVLGVAIWENVDQGILASAGAPAALQEVQVDGAGFIFIPYAGRIKAAGNTPDAVRRIITENLATQTPDPQVMVNRVAGDGSTVSITGAVSAQGVYAIERPTRTLGAMLARAGGVAVNPEIAVVRIIRGGATGKVWYQDLFEDPRLDIPLRNGDRILVEADTRAFTALGATGTQTRVNFQTQNLSALEAIAQVGGLNPTLADPTGIFIFRNEPAEIANSVLARDDLIGEQRMIYVLNLTEPNGMFMARDFVIRDGDTVYVTEAPFVQWSKVISALTGTLGAAESLASAAATTGVLGTP; this is encoded by the coding sequence GTGAAAAATCAGGGCAATTCATGGGTCCGCATTGCGGCCCTATTCGTGCTTGTGGGCGCGTTGGCGGGCTGTAACGTCCTGCCGCGAGGCGGTCCGAACAAGCAGGAAATCTACTCCGGGTCGGTGCAAAGACAGGGCGATGCCTTCGTCGTGGCGGTGAACGACCGTGTGACCCGCGCGACGGCGGTGGTGCCCTCTCTGGGCTTCTCGGACAGCTTCCTCAACGCGGGGCTCGCCGGGTCGGACACGATCAGCCCCGGCGACGTGCTGGGCGTGGCGATCTGGGAAAACGTGGACCAGGGCATCCTCGCTTCGGCCGGCGCACCCGCCGCCCTTCAGGAAGTGCAGGTCGATGGTGCCGGGTTCATCTTCATCCCTTACGCGGGCCGGATCAAGGCCGCCGGCAACACGCCGGACGCGGTGCGCCGGATCATCACGGAAAACCTCGCCACCCAGACACCGGACCCGCAGGTCATGGTGAACCGCGTCGCGGGTGACGGCTCGACCGTCTCGATCACCGGGGCGGTCAGCGCACAGGGCGTCTATGCCATCGAACGGCCCACCCGCACGCTGGGCGCCATGCTGGCGCGCGCCGGCGGCGTGGCCGTGAACCCCGAGATCGCCGTCGTGCGCATCATTCGGGGCGGCGCCACCGGCAAGGTCTGGTATCAGGACCTCTTCGAGGACCCGCGTCTCGACATCCCGCTGCGCAACGGCGACCGGATCTTGGTCGAGGCCGACACCCGCGCCTTCACCGCGCTCGGGGCCACCGGCACCCAGACCCGCGTGAATTTCCAGACCCAGAACCTCTCGGCGCTCGAAGCCATCGCGCAGGTCGGCGGGCTCAATCCGACGCTGGCCGACCCGACGGGGATCTTCATCTTCCGCAACGAGCCGGCAGAGATCGCCAACTCGGTTCTCGCCCGCGACGACCTCATCGGCGAGCAGCGCATGATCTATGTGCTGAACCTGACCGAGCCCAACGGCATGTTCATGGCCCGCGACTTCGTGATCCGCGACGGCGATACGGTCTATGTCACCGAGGCCCCCTTCGTGCAGTGGTCCAAGGTCATCTCGGCCCTTACCGGCACGCTCGGCGCGGCAGAAAGCCTTGCCTCGGCGGCGGCCACGACGGGCGTCCTCGGAACGCCGTAA
- a CDS encoding capsular polysaccharide biosynthesis protein, producing the protein MRRDNDTKAAGSATSRRLFYYSGGFLREKRLRRMLTLAGWELSLGLPGPDDHVAVWGASPTSQRGLAIAEKRGARLLRIEDAFLRSVRTGRDGEAPLGLLLDRSGVHFDPKVPSDLERMLASAPLDDHALLSAARDGIDRIRAAHVSKYNAFDPRADLPKAPYVLVIDQTRGDAAVLASGATPALFTEMLIMAQEENPGLPVIIKTHPETEAGHRPGYYGPEHAVGKVRLCTNALSPWALMEGAVAVYTVSSGMGFEAIMAGHKPRVFGQPFYAGWGLTKDENPVPRRERKLTRAQLFAAAMIEYPIWYDPYRDRLCDLDTVISTLEARARAAREDAQGYVASNMRLWKRRPVSQFFATDRGVVFAEGENAARRAEAEGRRHLTWGVAQHLATPVVQVEDGFIRSRGLGAELVPPLSLALDDIGIYYDPTRPSRLEALIEQSVRLPDGCRYRAERLVARLIRAGITKYNLDRAEVALPHGPILLAPGQVEDDASIRLGTAGISRNIDLLKAARTANPTATIVYKPHPDVEAGLREGRIAPEATSGLADLVARQADMAQLLDRADAVWTMTSLAGFEALLRGKSVTCLGAPFYAGWGLTRDLGKVPDRRKARPDLLSLAHAVLIDYPRYFDPVTGTPCPPEVVLDRIEAGETGSGKPGLRVLSKLQGLMASRGPLWRR; encoded by the coding sequence GTGCGCAGGGACAACGACACGAAAGCCGCCGGGAGCGCCACCTCCCGGCGGCTTTTCTATTACTCAGGCGGGTTCCTGCGTGAAAAACGCCTGCGCCGGATGCTGACGCTCGCGGGCTGGGAGCTGTCCCTGGGCCTACCTGGTCCCGACGATCACGTGGCGGTCTGGGGCGCCTCCCCCACGTCCCAGCGCGGTCTTGCCATCGCAGAGAAACGCGGCGCCAGGCTTCTCAGGATCGAGGACGCCTTCCTTCGCTCGGTCCGCACGGGTCGAGACGGAGAAGCGCCGCTCGGGCTCCTTCTCGACCGCTCCGGTGTGCATTTCGACCCGAAAGTGCCGTCGGACCTTGAGCGTATGCTCGCGTCCGCGCCCCTCGACGATCATGCGCTTCTGAGCGCGGCGCGCGACGGGATCGACCGGATCCGCGCGGCCCATGTCTCGAAATACAACGCCTTCGACCCGAGGGCCGACCTACCCAAAGCGCCCTACGTGCTGGTCATAGACCAGACGCGAGGCGACGCCGCGGTGCTGGCCTCCGGCGCGACGCCCGCGCTTTTTACCGAGATGCTGATCATGGCGCAGGAGGAAAACCCCGGCCTGCCGGTCATCATCAAGACCCACCCCGAGACCGAAGCCGGGCACCGGCCGGGCTACTACGGCCCAGAACACGCCGTGGGCAAGGTCCGCCTTTGCACCAACGCCCTCAGCCCCTGGGCGCTCATGGAGGGGGCGGTCGCGGTCTATACCGTCTCCTCGGGCATGGGGTTCGAAGCGATCATGGCGGGACACAAGCCGCGGGTCTTCGGCCAGCCCTTCTATGCGGGCTGGGGCTTGACCAAGGACGAAAACCCGGTCCCGCGCCGCGAACGCAAGCTCACCCGGGCGCAGCTCTTCGCCGCCGCGATGATCGAATACCCGATCTGGTATGACCCCTACCGCGACCGGCTCTGCGACCTCGACACGGTGATCTCAACGCTGGAAGCCCGCGCTCGTGCCGCCCGCGAAGACGCCCAAGGCTATGTCGCCTCGAACATGCGGCTGTGGAAACGCAGGCCCGTGTCGCAGTTTTTCGCCACCGATCGCGGCGTGGTCTTTGCCGAGGGCGAAAATGCCGCCAGGCGCGCTGAAGCCGAAGGGCGCCGTCATCTGACTTGGGGTGTCGCGCAGCACCTCGCTACCCCGGTGGTCCAGGTGGAAGACGGGTTCATCCGCTCGCGGGGCCTTGGGGCCGAGCTTGTGCCGCCCCTGTCCCTCGCGCTCGACGATATTGGCATCTACTACGATCCCACACGACCCTCGCGCCTCGAAGCCCTGATCGAGCAGAGCGTCAGGCTGCCCGACGGCTGCCGCTACCGGGCCGAGCGGCTCGTGGCGCGGCTGATCCGGGCGGGCATCACGAAATACAACCTCGACCGGGCCGAGGTCGCACTTCCCCACGGGCCGATTCTGCTGGCTCCGGGACAGGTCGAGGATGACGCCTCGATCCGGCTCGGCACCGCCGGCATTTCGCGCAACATCGACCTTCTCAAGGCCGCCCGGACGGCGAACCCGACCGCGACGATCGTCTACAAGCCGCATCCCGACGTGGAGGCGGGCCTCCGGGAGGGGCGGATCGCGCCGGAAGCGACGTCGGGACTGGCGGATCTCGTTGCCCGACAGGCCGACATGGCGCAGCTTCTCGACCGCGCCGACGCGGTCTGGACCATGACCTCTCTCGCCGGGTTCGAGGCGCTCCTGCGCGGCAAGTCCGTGACCTGCCTCGGCGCGCCCTTCTACGCAGGTTGGGGCCTCACCCGCGATCTCGGCAAGGTCCCCGACCGCCGCAAGGCGCGCCCGGACCTGCTGTCCCTCGCCCATGCGGTCCTGATCGACTACCCGCGCTATTTCGATCCCGTCACGGGCACCCCCTGCCCGCCGGAAGTCGTGCTCGACCGGATCGAGGCGGGCGAAACCGGATCCGGCAAGCCCGGCCTGCGCGTGCTGTCGAAGCTCCAGGGACTTATGGCCAGCCGCGGCCCTCTCTGGCGCCGGTAG
- the ribD gene encoding bifunctional diaminohydroxyphosphoribosylaminopyrimidine deaminase/5-amino-6-(5-phosphoribosylamino)uracil reductase RibD, with amino-acid sequence MSDERFMSLALSLARRGLGSVWPNPAVGCVIVVGGQIVGRGWTQPGGRPHAEVVALAQAGEAARGSTAYVTLEPCSHHGQTPPCAGALVAAGVARVVVALGDPDPRVNGRGIAMLRDAGIEVETGIGEAEARADQVGFLSRVTRSRPMVTLKLASSLDGRIATATGESQWITGPEARRMVHALRMTHDAVMVGAGTARADDPSLTVRDMGARRQPVRVILSRHLDLQLDGTLARTARDVPLWLVHGDRAEAVRIAKWQETGARLFPVPVVGGQLDAGAALAALGAAGLTRVFCEGGGALGASLLGAGLVDEFVGFTAGIALGAEGRPSLAAMGVDALADAPRLSLVETRVLGADVMHRWRRM; translated from the coding sequence ATGTCCGACGAGCGTTTCATGTCTCTGGCCCTGTCGCTCGCGCGGCGGGGCCTTGGCTCTGTCTGGCCGAACCCGGCGGTGGGCTGCGTGATCGTGGTGGGCGGGCAGATCGTCGGGCGCGGCTGGACGCAGCCAGGCGGCCGGCCCCATGCCGAGGTCGTGGCTCTGGCGCAGGCGGGCGAGGCGGCGCGCGGTTCGACCGCCTATGTCACGCTGGAGCCCTGTTCCCACCATGGCCAAACCCCGCCCTGCGCCGGGGCGCTGGTCGCGGCCGGTGTGGCGCGCGTCGTCGTGGCGCTAGGGGACCCCGATCCACGGGTGAACGGGCGCGGGATCGCCATGCTCCGTGATGCGGGGATCGAGGTCGAAACGGGGATCGGCGAGGCCGAGGCCCGGGCGGATCAGGTCGGGTTCCTGTCGCGCGTCACGCGCAGCCGGCCGATGGTGACACTCAAGCTCGCCTCGTCCCTAGACGGGCGCATCGCCACGGCGACCGGGGAGAGCCAGTGGATCACGGGCCCCGAGGCGCGGCGCATGGTCCATGCGCTTCGCATGACGCATGACGCGGTGATGGTCGGGGCCGGCACCGCGCGGGCCGATGACCCGAGTCTGACCGTGCGCGACATGGGCGCGCGTCGGCAGCCCGTCCGGGTGATCCTGTCTCGTCACCTTGACCTGCAACTCGACGGCACGCTTGCGCGAACGGCGCGGGACGTGCCGCTCTGGCTCGTCCATGGTGACCGGGCCGAGGCGGTGCGGATCGCCAAGTGGCAGGAGACGGGCGCGCGGCTTTTCCCGGTGCCGGTGGTCGGCGGGCAACTGGACGCTGGCGCCGCGCTTGCCGCCCTTGGTGCGGCGGGGCTGACGCGGGTGTTTTGCGAAGGCGGCGGTGCGCTTGGCGCCTCGCTTCTGGGGGCAGGGCTGGTGGACGAATTCGTGGGCTTCACCGCCGGGATCGCGCTGGGGGCCGAGGGGCGTCCCTCGCTCGCCGCGATGGGGGTCGATGCTCTGGCCGACGCGCCGCGGCTGTCCCTTGTCGAGACTCGGGTGTTGGGCGCGGACGTGATGCACCGTTGGCGGCGCATGTGA